Proteins from a single region of Runella sp. SP2:
- a CDS encoding DUF11 domain-containing protein, translated as MRTHVLLKNSYKGFLYVIQVMLVACLGMLVGWPLVSFANSSPKKAAPMVANPDCYKDWNLAANKTGITITSGLNTGGGNLAALRDGDAATNGFWFQASQAIANKEVYKFVFPSAAILNGIEIVANTPLTNGATYRVEGSNDGSNWTDLTGTQTFSSTATAPAYGASGNSRKFPITGNTTPYLQYRIYGLSSTTANSWTNELYFGSPVLTAGLSDISCTYGANTSTTADDEITFKLNPQGGTGTYSVAVSSGSVTPTTGTYGTTTNFKLQPGSVGAGNVSLIITNTTITCDITETIVDPGVVPFVDTDGDGIGNKVDLDDDNDGILDTVEDAYCGAVNYNTNLTNKAKLQVSTDAAVTGSISVLLDGNIANNSFYYTGTAQAVAGKTYVRVDFVKPTLLKGMELAVGAYLFSNGAVIKVQGSNDGTNWTDIVSSTRTATTAACIYGTCDDAETFPFAANITAYKSYRLLGVSGTSRSTPWINELFVNTAVQGVCDFDGDGIANSLDLDSDNDGIPDNVEAQPTLTYVASNADNAATYTTNNGVNSAYLGGLTPLDTDTDGCEDFLDTDSDGDLDLDKVESGLTFNGVPGLNGLDSGSETADTYADVNGIVDVPKNVLASSNPGVGEVKYREIPPLKRTITVCYRTGKDYGIGGAQRTDAATKLLSAANFSLTGTSTFTFKLVPFTVAFTKTGLEAAGCQIVDLGIDNTDAGGATGAYTAAEKTELNNWNAASKSNVILAFQNYAGVFVSGYTGVSGNTNPNALTTLGESVISGPFGSVVGFNQGGGYTGSYSAIPASACVIVQDNASPTKRTTGVIDKTTNDIYLADVDLITELGGLTTGSTITSNTDKFFANLYHSLAKLVVFAPTDPCTYFSCVAGQNSPTLNSTSISGSGSVNLSTITASNLPASTTLTWHTGTPATTANKIANPTAYTTSGTVYAAFFDAASNCYSGAGVATTAVNVTITAAVPQANLSVAVATPISQTGAQGEQLTYTVTLTNAGPATATNVIVSVPIPEPAASLLTVSPASGTYNGTTKQWTVPSLAVGNTTLTFTLKVN; from the coding sequence ATGAGAACCCATGTTTTACTCAAAAACAGCTACAAAGGATTCTTATATGTCATACAGGTAATGCTGGTGGCGTGTTTGGGGATGTTGGTGGGCTGGCCATTGGTATCCTTTGCCAATTCTTCCCCCAAAAAAGCTGCTCCGATGGTGGCGAATCCTGATTGCTACAAAGATTGGAACTTAGCGGCCAATAAAACGGGTATTACCATCACTTCGGGGTTAAATACTGGTGGAGGAAACCTCGCTGCACTCAGGGATGGGGATGCCGCGACCAACGGTTTTTGGTTCCAAGCGAGTCAGGCCATAGCCAACAAAGAGGTATATAAATTTGTATTTCCCTCGGCGGCGATTTTGAATGGAATTGAAATTGTTGCTAATACACCTCTCACCAACGGTGCAACGTATCGGGTTGAAGGAAGTAATGATGGATCAAACTGGACAGATTTGACGGGGACGCAAACGTTTTCATCAACCGCAACTGCTCCTGCCTATGGGGCATCGGGTAACTCCCGGAAATTCCCAATTACGGGAAATACAACTCCCTATTTGCAATATCGTATTTATGGTCTTTCAAGTACAACAGCCAATAGCTGGACCAATGAGCTTTACTTTGGAAGCCCTGTTTTAACGGCAGGTTTGTCGGATATTAGTTGTACCTACGGAGCAAATACCAGTACAACTGCGGATGATGAAATTACCTTTAAACTCAACCCTCAAGGAGGTACTGGTACGTATTCAGTAGCTGTTTCGAGTGGTTCGGTGACACCAACGACAGGTACGTACGGGACAACGACAAACTTTAAGCTTCAACCAGGTTCGGTGGGAGCAGGCAATGTTTCCTTGATAATTACCAATACAACAATTACCTGTGACATCACCGAAACGATCGTTGATCCAGGCGTCGTACCTTTTGTGGATACCGACGGCGATGGCATTGGAAATAAAGTGGATTTGGACGATGACAACGACGGTATCTTGGATACGGTCGAAGACGCGTATTGTGGAGCGGTGAATTATAATACGAACCTCACCAATAAAGCCAAGTTACAAGTGTCAACGGACGCCGCAGTTACAGGAAGTATTAGCGTGTTATTGGATGGAAATATCGCCAATAATTCATTTTATTATACGGGAACAGCTCAAGCGGTGGCAGGGAAAACCTACGTTCGAGTTGACTTTGTGAAGCCTACCTTGTTAAAAGGAATGGAGTTGGCAGTGGGAGCGTATCTTTTCTCCAATGGAGCGGTGATAAAAGTGCAAGGAAGTAATGATGGTACTAACTGGACAGACATTGTTTCTTCGACGCGCACGGCGACTACTGCTGCTTGTATTTATGGTACTTGTGATGATGCTGAAACATTTCCTTTTGCCGCCAATATAACTGCTTACAAGTCATATCGTTTGTTAGGGGTTTCTGGAACGTCTCGTTCTACGCCTTGGATCAATGAGCTGTTTGTCAATACCGCCGTTCAAGGTGTGTGTGATTTTGACGGAGATGGCATTGCCAATAGCCTTGATTTAGATTCTGACAATGACGGGATTCCTGATAACGTAGAAGCTCAGCCTACCCTTACTTACGTTGCCTCAAATGCGGATAACGCGGCTACTTATACAACCAACAATGGTGTAAACTCCGCGTATTTGGGTGGATTGACCCCGCTAGATACCGACACTGATGGTTGCGAAGATTTTTTGGATACCGACTCAGACGGAGATTTAGATTTAGATAAAGTAGAGTCAGGGCTAACCTTCAACGGAGTACCAGGCTTAAATGGTTTGGACAGTGGCTCAGAAACAGCCGATACTTATGCGGATGTCAACGGGATTGTCGATGTGCCTAAAAATGTACTGGCAAGTTCAAATCCTGGCGTAGGTGAAGTCAAATACCGCGAAATTCCACCATTGAAGCGAACGATTACAGTATGCTATAGAACAGGAAAAGACTATGGTATTGGAGGGGCGCAACGCACAGACGCTGCTACTAAACTGCTCAGTGCTGCCAACTTTAGCCTTACAGGTACTTCTACTTTTACCTTTAAATTAGTCCCCTTTACGGTGGCCTTTACCAAAACAGGGCTCGAAGCAGCGGGTTGCCAAATTGTGGATTTGGGGATTGACAATACCGACGCAGGTGGAGCAACAGGTGCTTACACTGCGGCCGAAAAAACAGAACTTAATAACTGGAATGCAGCCTCTAAAAGCAACGTGATTTTAGCCTTCCAGAACTATGCAGGCGTATTTGTGTCGGGATATACAGGGGTATCAGGTAATACTAACCCCAACGCCCTAACTACATTGGGAGAATCTGTTATCAGTGGTCCGTTTGGTAGTGTGGTAGGGTTCAACCAAGGAGGTGGATATACTGGCTCATACTCAGCCATTCCAGCTTCTGCTTGCGTGATTGTACAAGATAATGCCAGCCCCACTAAAAGAACAACAGGGGTTATTGACAAAACTACCAATGATATTTATTTGGCGGACGTTGACTTGATTACCGAATTAGGTGGGCTAACGACTGGAAGTACAATAACAAGTAATACCGATAAGTTTTTTGCCAACCTATATCATTCGTTGGCCAAGCTAGTCGTGTTTGCACCGACCGATCCCTGTACTTATTTTAGTTGTGTAGCGGGACAAAATTCTCCTACGTTAAACAGCACTTCAATTTCTGGCTCAGGTTCGGTCAATCTTTCAACCATTACTGCCTCTAATTTACCTGCAAGTACGACGCTCACATGGCATACTGGCACGCCTGCAACCACGGCCAACAAGATTGCGAATCCAACAGCATACACCACTTCAGGAACGGTATATGCGGCCTTTTTTGATGCAGCCTCAAACTGCTATTCGGGGGCTGGAGTTGCTACTACGGCGGTTAATGTAACCATTACGGCGGCGGTACCTCAAGCCAATTTGAGTGTAGCCGTTGCCACGCCAATATCTCAAACTGGCGCACAAGGAGAGCAGCTTACCTACACTGTTACGCTGACCAATGCGGGTCCAGCCACCGCAACCAATGTAATCGTATCGGTGCCTATTCCAGAGCCTGCGGCCTCGTTGCTAACGGTGTCTCCCGCTTCGGGAACATATAATGGCACAACAAAACAATGGACGGTGCCAAGCCTAGCAGTGGGAAATACAACACTGACTTTCACCTTAAAAGTAAACTAA